A genomic region of Streptomyces sp. R33 contains the following coding sequences:
- a CDS encoding MBL fold metallo-hydrolase has translation MKNESRQSIMLGEVEITRVVEWAGPFGPARNLVPGVGPEVWKENEDRLSPDHWETDGDRAVLALQTWVLRSGGKTVLVDTGVGNGRERPGSPHFHHRQGDFLGELARAGVRPQDVDIVVNTHVHGDHVGWNTVAADGGWMPAFPNAQYLIPAADDHHFGPGNAYGGGLREDDRLIYEDSIAPVHRAGQAVLWDGAHRIDEHLTLESAPGHTPGSAVLRLTSGTDRAVFVGDLLHSPVQILEPACNSCFCLDAGQAAASRRRILERAADEAELLVPAHFAGTGAVEVRRQGQKFALGEWAGYVDVE, from the coding sequence ATGAAGAACGAGAGCAGGCAGAGCATCATGCTGGGCGAGGTCGAGATCACCCGGGTCGTCGAATGGGCGGGGCCGTTCGGACCGGCGCGCAACCTCGTGCCGGGGGTCGGGCCCGAGGTGTGGAAGGAGAACGAGGACCGGCTCTCGCCGGACCACTGGGAGACGGACGGCGACCGGGCGGTGCTCGCCCTCCAGACCTGGGTCCTGCGCAGCGGCGGGAAGACCGTTCTGGTCGACACGGGCGTGGGCAACGGCCGGGAGCGGCCCGGTTCGCCGCACTTCCATCACCGGCAGGGCGATTTCCTCGGGGAGCTGGCGCGGGCCGGGGTCCGGCCGCAGGACGTCGACATCGTCGTCAACACTCATGTCCACGGCGACCACGTCGGCTGGAACACCGTGGCTGCGGACGGGGGTTGGATGCCCGCCTTCCCCAACGCCCAGTACCTCATCCCGGCCGCGGACGACCACCACTTCGGGCCCGGCAACGCGTACGGCGGCGGCCTCCGGGAGGACGACCGGCTGATCTACGAGGACAGCATCGCCCCCGTCCACCGCGCCGGACAGGCCGTGCTCTGGGACGGCGCCCACCGCATCGACGAGCACCTCACCCTCGAGTCCGCGCCCGGACACACCCCCGGATCCGCCGTCCTGCGGCTCACCTCCGGGACCGACCGGGCCGTCTTCGTCGGCGACCTGCTGCACAGCCCGGTGCAGATCCTGGAGCCCGCCTGCAACAGCTGCTTCTGCCTGGATGCCGGCCAGGCCGCCGCCAGCCGTCGCCGGATCCTCGAACGCGCCGCCGACGAAGCCGAGTTGCTCGTACCCGCCCACTTCGCCGGTACGGGCGCCGTCGAAGTCCGCCGCCAGGGACAGAAGTTCGCCCTGGGGGAGTGGGCGGGCTACGTCGACGTCGAGTAA
- a CDS encoding AraC family transcriptional regulator: MDVVSDAIAAVRIGQPSSNRVRVSGSWCTRFAPYEGAGFHVVLEGNCWLLPDGGGPPVSLGPGDAVLLPHGTGHVIADSPADAAAVARAVPFELRPDGTLPGRAAAAASGAVEMLCGKYRLDRSRLHPLMLELPTVVHLPNRVGAHPELHAAISLLGGELGGEQRPGSCMAVPSLLDLLLVYMIRSWMAEGSGGAWSAVLGDPVAAGALRALHSDPAAPWTNDRLAAEAGVSRPTLARRFTALVGRPPMAYLTWWRLTYAATLLRDTPDPLAAIARRVGYGTPYAFSHAFSREFGTTPGRYRDAAGKAS; the protein is encoded by the coding sequence ATGGATGTGGTGAGCGACGCCATCGCGGCCGTACGGATCGGGCAGCCCTCCTCCAACCGGGTCAGAGTGAGCGGGAGCTGGTGCACGCGCTTCGCCCCGTACGAGGGCGCGGGCTTCCACGTGGTGCTGGAGGGCAACTGCTGGCTGCTGCCCGACGGCGGCGGCCCGCCGGTCTCCCTCGGCCCCGGCGACGCCGTGCTGCTGCCGCACGGTACGGGGCATGTGATCGCCGACTCCCCCGCCGATGCCGCGGCCGTGGCGCGGGCCGTGCCGTTCGAGCTGCGGCCGGACGGGACGCTGCCGGGCCGGGCCGCGGCGGCCGCCTCAGGCGCCGTGGAGATGCTGTGCGGCAAGTACCGGCTCGACCGCAGCCGCCTCCACCCGCTCATGCTGGAGCTGCCGACAGTGGTGCATCTGCCGAATCGCGTCGGCGCGCACCCCGAACTGCACGCGGCGATATCCCTGTTGGGCGGCGAGCTGGGCGGCGAGCAGCGGCCCGGGTCCTGCATGGCGGTGCCCAGCCTGCTGGACCTGCTGCTCGTCTACATGATCCGTTCTTGGATGGCCGAGGGCTCGGGCGGAGCCTGGTCGGCCGTACTCGGCGACCCCGTCGCGGCCGGCGCCCTGCGGGCGCTGCACTCGGATCCGGCCGCGCCCTGGACCAACGACCGACTGGCGGCCGAGGCGGGCGTCTCCCGTCCCACGCTGGCGCGCCGGTTCACCGCGCTGGTCGGCCGCCCGCCGATGGCGTACCTGACGTGGTGGCGCCTGACGTACGCAGCCACCCTGCTCCGCGACACCCCGGACCCGCTGGCCGCGATCGCGCGCCGGGTCGGGTACGGCACTCCGTACGCCTTCTCGCACGCCTTCAGCAGGGAGTTCGGGACCACCCCGGGCCGCTACCGGGACGCGGCGGGGAAGGCCTCGTAG
- a CDS encoding DUF4360 domain-containing protein encodes MTAAAVAGCLVTLAPSAGADATTTTAPPGRVAVDVASVNGSGCRPGSAAVAVAPDNSAFTVTYSEYLASAGGGIAATEGRKNCLLSLVVHVPQGYTYAVSHVDYRGYGKLEEGAIGTQKASYYFQGMSQTANRTHQFHGALDDNWQVTDTTGIEALVFAPCGEQRNFNINTELRADVGTSDKTKTSYMTVDSTDGSISTVYHFSWKQCPVRR; translated from the coding sequence ATGACCGCCGCCGCCGTGGCCGGATGCCTCGTCACGCTCGCCCCCTCGGCCGGGGCCGACGCCACGACCACCACCGCACCCCCCGGCCGGGTGGCCGTCGACGTCGCCTCGGTCAACGGCTCGGGCTGCCGCCCCGGCAGCGCCGCCGTCGCCGTGGCCCCCGACAACTCGGCCTTCACCGTCACCTACAGCGAGTACCTGGCCTCGGCCGGCGGGGGCATCGCCGCCACCGAAGGCCGCAAGAACTGCCTCCTCTCCCTCGTCGTGCACGTCCCGCAGGGCTACACGTACGCCGTGTCCCACGTCGACTACCGGGGCTACGGCAAGCTGGAGGAAGGGGCGATCGGCACCCAGAAGGCCAGCTACTACTTCCAGGGCATGAGCCAGACCGCCAACCGGACCCACCAGTTCCATGGCGCGCTCGACGACAACTGGCAGGTGACGGACACCACCGGCATCGAGGCCCTCGTCTTCGCCCCTTGCGGCGAGCAGCGCAACTTCAACATCAACACCGAGCTGCGCGCGGACGTCGGCACCTCCGACAAGACCAAGACCAGCTACATGACCGTCGACTCCACGGACGGCAGCATCAGCACCGTGTACCACTTCTCCTGGAAGCAGTGCCCGGTCCGGCGCTGA